One genomic segment of Oenanthe melanoleuca isolate GR-GAL-2019-014 chromosome 5, OMel1.0, whole genome shotgun sequence includes these proteins:
- the VRTN gene encoding vertnin, translated as MIQRHQLVQSVLQELQEATECFGLEGLTSAALEAERTLSSFSLPGYCGSQFQEELEVDRVARSLYPEDAPSNMLPLVCKGEGNRLFEAASVLLWGNPSLSLELQVRTVVEMLLHKQYYLNGMIDSKVMLQAARYSLCTEETPEMTSLPMAILEAIFDADIKATCFPGTFANMWHVYALASVLQCNIYSIYPMSNLKIRPYFNRLIRPRKCGPRTSTLHIMWSGQQLSRQVFKAQYFVAVVGLEELEPTVPSPEPPVQPMKTLELLNSDPQLTYSNLRDRYSITKSTFYRWKRQSREHRQKAAARFAAKHFLQSCFQEGNVIPLQHFRQMFPEISRSTYYAWKHEMQSMVNGDASALSEAHRLQELHRVVPRKADVNEPANPQGSLKSSSPSLDPIQAGIFMQGAKSYLEKCISMNTLVPYRCFKRSFPGISRSTYYNWRRKAIKENPNFKHPQSPLDNQKTVAIGKPFLQKPSSVPIRKRRNGDRPASRSLLQLHPSLCWRKQLRDAARRQVQQWQLPFCKYRLRYPSLSSTAYWFWKGSGQTIWQHRLPWSSSSLPLNRVASLAPPRAEPGLKPQSHLEVATKHIDKPVPAVPCHTSVPGCAVSERANSRMFVMDVIATAQFKAQAKLFLQQRFESKTFPTYKEFSARFPLTARSTYYMWKRALHDGLTLVDA; from the coding sequence ATGATCCAGAGGCACCAGCTGGTGcagtctgtgctgcaggagctaCAGGAAGCCACCGAATGCTTTGGTCTGGAGGGCCTTACCAGTGCTGCGCTGGAGGCAGAGAGGACCTTGTCATCTTTTTCCCTACCTGGCTACTGTGGGAGTCAGTTCCAAGAGGAGCTGGAGGTTGACCGGGTAGCCAGGAGCCTCTATCCTGAGGATGCCCCAAGTAACATGCTGCCCCTCGTTTGCAAAGGTGAGGGAAACCGCCTCTTTGAGGCTGCcagtgtgctgctctggggcaaccccagcctcagcctggagctgcaggtgcgTACTGTggtggagatgctgctgcacaAACAATACTACTTGAATGGCATGATTGATTCCAAAGTGATGCTGCAGGCTGCCCGCTACTCCCTCTGCACGGAGGAGACCCCGGAGATGACCAGCCTCCCCATGGCTATCCTGGAAGCCATCTTTGATGCTGATATCAAAGCTACCTGTTTTCCTGGCACCTTTGCCAACATGTGGCACGTCTATGCTCTTGCCTCAGTACTGCAGTGTAACATCTACTCCATCTATCCCATGAGCAACCTGAAGATCCGACCCTATTTTAACCGGCTCATCCGGCCCAGGAAGTGTGGCCCACGAACCTCCACGCTGCACATCATGTGGTcggggcagcagctctcccGGCAGGTCTTCAAAGCGCAGTACTTTGTGGCTGTGGTtggcctggaggagctggaaccCACAGTGCCTTCACCAGAGCCTCCTGTCCAGCCCATGAAGACCCTTGAGCTGCTGAACAGTGACCCCCAGCTGACCTACTCCAACCTGCGTGACCGCTACAGCATTACCAAGAGCACCTTCTACCGCTGGAAGCGCCAGTCTCGGGAGCACCGGCAGAAAGCGGCTGCCAGGTTTGCAGCTAAACACTTCCTGCAGTCCTGCTTTCAGGAGGGCAATGTCATCCCCCTCCAGCACTTCCGACAGATGTTTCCAGAAATCTCCCGATCCACGTACTATGCCTGGAAGCATGAGATGCAGAGCATGGTCAACGGTGATGCCTCTGCTCTGTCTGAGGCCCACAGGTTGCAGGAACTTCACAGGGTTGTCCCAAGAAAGGCTGATGTGAATGAGCCAGCAAATCCTCAGGGGAGCTTAAAATCCTCAAGTCCTTCCCTAGATCCCATTCAAGCAGGAATCTTTATGCAAGGAGCCAAATCCTACCTGGAGAAATGCATTTCCATGAACACTCTGGTGCCTTACAGATGCTTCAAACGCAGCTTCCCTGGCATCTCCAGGTCCACTTACTATAACTGGCGAAGAAAAGCAATCAAGGAGAACCCCAACTTCAAACACCCTCAGTCACCCTTGGATAACCAGAAAACTGTAGCTATAGGAAAGCCATTCCTGCAGAAGCCAAGCAGTGTGCCTATTAGGAAGAGACGGAATGGAGACCGGCCAGCATCCAGGagtctcctgcagctccatccttctctgtgctggaggaagcagctgcGAGATGCGGCCAGGAGGCAGgtccagcagtggcagctgcccTTCTGCAAGTACCGCCTGCGCTATCCGTCTCTCTCCTCCACAGCCTACTGGTTTTGGAAGGGCAGTGGCCAAACCATTTGGCAGCATCgcctgccctggagcagctccagcctgccacTGAACCGTGTGGCTTCCCTGGCACCTCCGAGAGCAGAGCCAGGTCTTAAACCACAGAGCCATTTGGAGGTGGCCACCAAGCACATAGATAAGCCGGTGCCTGCCGTGCCGTGCCACACCAGCGTTCCGGGCTGTGCCGTGTCGGAGAGAGCCAACAGCCGGATGTTCGTGATGGATGTGATCGCCACTGCCCAGTTCAAGGCACAGGCcaagctgttcctgcagcagcgCTTTGAGTCGAAGACCTTCCCAACCTACAAGGAGTTCAGTGCCCGCTTCCCGCTCACGGCCCGCTCCACCTACTACATGTGGAAGCGTGCCCTGCACGACGGGCTGACGCTGGTGGATGCCTGA